One window from the genome of Synechococcus sp. PROS-7-1 encodes:
- the sat gene encoding sulfate adenylyltransferase — protein sequence MTASTTSTQPSGVIAPYGGTLVDLMVPEADRAAVKASATTRLECSDRNACDVELLIVGGFSPERGFMHQADYAAVVEGHRTTSGHLFGLPIVMDTDREDVAVGDKVLLTYKGQELAVLTVEDKWEPDKVVEAKGCYGTTSLEHPAVRMIATERRRFYLGGLIEGLALPKRVFPCKTPAEVRAGLPAGEDVVAFQCRNPIHRAHYELFTRALHAQNVSENAVVLVHPTCGPTQQDDIPGAVRFQTYERLAAEVDNPRIRWAYLPYAMHMAGPREALQHMIIRRNYGCTHFIIGRDMAGCKSSLTGEDFYGPYDAQNFAKECAPELTMETVPSLNLVYTEEEGYVTAEHAEARGLHVKKLSGTQFRKMLRSGEEIPEWFAFRSVVEVLRAS from the coding sequence ATGACCGCCAGCACCACCTCCACTCAGCCCTCAGGCGTGATTGCCCCCTATGGAGGGACTCTGGTGGATCTGATGGTGCCTGAAGCCGATCGGGCTGCTGTGAAAGCGTCGGCAACAACGCGCCTCGAATGCTCTGACCGCAACGCCTGTGATGTGGAGCTTCTCATCGTTGGCGGCTTCTCGCCTGAGCGCGGATTCATGCATCAGGCGGACTATGCCGCTGTGGTGGAAGGCCATCGCACCACCTCAGGCCATTTGTTCGGCCTTCCCATCGTGATGGACACCGACAGGGAGGATGTGGCCGTCGGAGACAAGGTGTTGCTCACCTACAAGGGCCAGGAGCTGGCTGTTCTCACGGTGGAGGACAAGTGGGAGCCCGACAAGGTGGTTGAGGCCAAGGGCTGCTACGGCACCACATCCCTTGAGCACCCTGCGGTGCGCATGATTGCGACCGAACGCCGTCGTTTTTACCTCGGTGGCTTGATCGAGGGCCTTGCGCTTCCAAAGCGGGTGTTTCCCTGCAAAACCCCCGCGGAAGTGCGTGCCGGGTTGCCTGCTGGTGAGGACGTTGTTGCTTTCCAATGCCGTAATCCGATCCACCGTGCCCACTACGAGCTCTTCACCCGCGCTCTTCATGCTCAAAACGTGAGCGAGAACGCCGTAGTGCTGGTGCATCCCACCTGTGGACCCACTCAGCAGGACGACATCCCTGGAGCGGTGCGCTTTCAGACCTACGAACGGCTCGCCGCTGAGGTCGACAATCCGCGCATTCGCTGGGCCTATCTCCCCTATGCCATGCACATGGCTGGGCCCCGCGAAGCCTTGCAGCACATGATCATCCGCCGCAATTACGGCTGCACCCACTTCATCATTGGCCGCGATATGGCTGGCTGTAAGTCGTCCCTCACGGGCGAGGATTTTTACGGCCCCTACGACGCGCAGAACTTCGCCAAGGAATGTGCTCCCGAACTCACGATGGAGACCGTTCCATCGCTCAATCTCGTTTACACCGAGGAAGAGGGTTACGTGACGGCCGAACATGCCGAAGCCCGCGGCCTGCACGTGAAGAAACTCAGTGGTACGCAGTTCCGCAAAATGCTGCGCAGCGGCGAGGAGATTCCGGAATGGTTCGCATTCCGTAGCGTGGTTGAGGTGCTTCGAGCCTCCTGA
- the ftsH3 gene encoding ATP-dependent zinc metalloprotease FtsH3 has product MNKRWRNVGLYVLLVVVVIVVGTAFLDRPDPASTAQNLRYSDFVEQVQEDQVSRVLLSPDRGTASVVATDGRRSEVNLAPDKDLLKMLTDHNVDIAVQPSRQPGAWQQAASSLIFPLLLLGGLFFLFRRAQSGGGGGGNPAMNFGKSKARVQMEPSTQITFGDVAGIEGAKLELTEVVDFLKNPDRFTAVGAKIPKGVLLVGPPGTGKTLLAKAVAGEAGVPFFSISGSEFVEMFVGVGASRVRDLFEQAKKNAPCIVFIDEIDAVGRQRGAGLGGGNDEREQTLNQLLTEMDGFEGNTGIIIVAATNRPDVLDAALMRPGRFDRQVVVDRPDYAGRLQILNVHARGKTLSKDVDLDKVARRTPGYTGADLSNLLNEAAILAARRDLSEVSNDEISDAIERVMAGPEKKDRVMSERRKRLVAYHEAGHALVGALMPDYDPVQKISIIPRGNAGGLTFFTPSEERMESGLYSRTYLQNQMAVALGGRVAEEIVYGEDEVTTGASNDLQQVAQVARQMVTRFGMSDKLGPVALGRSQGGMFLGRDIAAERDFSEDTAATIDEEVSDLVDVAYKRATKVLVSNRSVLDELAEMLVEEETVDAEQLQELLIRSDVRVAEYV; this is encoded by the coding sequence TTGAACAAGCGCTGGCGCAACGTAGGGCTGTACGTCCTGTTAGTGGTCGTGGTGATCGTGGTCGGAACGGCCTTCCTCGACCGTCCGGATCCCGCATCGACGGCTCAGAACCTTCGTTACAGCGATTTCGTTGAGCAGGTTCAGGAGGATCAGGTCAGTCGGGTACTGCTCTCACCCGATCGGGGGACGGCATCGGTTGTGGCAACCGATGGCCGTCGTTCTGAAGTGAATCTTGCCCCAGATAAGGATCTGCTCAAGATGCTCACGGATCACAACGTGGACATCGCTGTGCAGCCGTCCAGGCAACCCGGGGCTTGGCAGCAAGCCGCTTCGAGCTTGATCTTCCCGCTCCTCCTGCTTGGTGGCCTCTTCTTCTTGTTCCGTCGGGCTCAATCCGGTGGCGGTGGCGGCGGCAACCCGGCCATGAATTTCGGGAAGAGCAAGGCCCGCGTTCAGATGGAGCCGTCCACTCAGATCACCTTTGGTGATGTGGCTGGAATCGAGGGTGCCAAGCTTGAACTCACTGAGGTGGTGGATTTCCTCAAGAACCCTGATCGCTTCACCGCTGTTGGCGCCAAGATTCCGAAGGGTGTGTTGCTCGTAGGCCCTCCCGGAACTGGCAAAACACTGCTTGCCAAGGCTGTGGCTGGTGAAGCGGGCGTTCCGTTCTTCTCCATCTCCGGTTCGGAGTTTGTGGAAATGTTTGTGGGCGTCGGTGCCAGCCGCGTTCGTGATCTGTTCGAGCAGGCCAAGAAAAATGCTCCTTGCATCGTCTTCATTGATGAAATCGATGCGGTTGGCCGCCAGCGTGGCGCTGGTCTCGGTGGAGGCAACGATGAGCGCGAACAGACGCTGAACCAGCTCCTCACCGAAATGGATGGTTTTGAGGGCAACACGGGAATCATCATCGTGGCTGCCACAAACCGTCCTGATGTGCTGGATGCAGCACTGATGCGTCCAGGCCGTTTCGACCGCCAGGTCGTTGTGGACCGACCTGACTACGCCGGTCGTCTGCAGATTCTCAACGTGCATGCCAGAGGTAAGACCCTCTCCAAGGACGTCGATCTCGACAAAGTGGCGCGCCGCACCCCTGGCTACACCGGTGCTGATCTTTCCAATCTTCTCAATGAGGCGGCAATTCTTGCGGCCCGCCGCGATCTCAGTGAGGTGAGCAACGACGAAATCAGCGATGCCATCGAACGGGTCATGGCCGGTCCTGAGAAAAAGGATCGGGTGATGAGCGAGCGTCGCAAACGTCTGGTGGCTTATCACGAAGCTGGTCACGCTCTGGTTGGGGCGCTGATGCCCGATTACGACCCGGTTCAGAAGATTTCGATCATTCCCCGAGGCAATGCTGGTGGACTGACGTTCTTCACCCCCAGCGAAGAACGGATGGAGTCGGGTTTGTACTCACGCACCTATCTCCAAAATCAGATGGCTGTTGCCCTTGGCGGTCGCGTGGCCGAGGAGATCGTCTACGGGGAAGACGAGGTCACAACCGGAGCTTCCAACGATCTCCAGCAGGTGGCTCAGGTGGCTCGCCAGATGGTCACTCGCTTCGGCATGAGCGACAAGCTCGGTCCGGTGGCTTTGGGCCGATCCCAGGGTGGGATGTTCTTGGGGCGGGATATCGCCGCTGAACGTGATTTCTCTGAGGACACCGCCGCCACTATCGACGAGGAGGTCTCTGACCTCGTGGATGTCGCTTACAAGCGCGCAACCAAGGTGCTTGTGAGCAATCGCAGTGTTCTCGACGAACTCGCTGAGATGCTTGTTGAAGAGGAGACGGTCGATGCCGAGCAGCTTCAGGAGCTTCTGATTCGCAGTGACGTCCGGGTTGCTGAATACGTCTGA
- a CDS encoding bifunctional 4-hydroxy-2-oxoglutarate aldolase/2-dehydro-3-deoxy-phosphogluconate aldolase, producing the protein MTDQPLLVVMRPGANDYQTPFASTRLCHQLDQLVAAGVLHVELAWAAHPRWTALVEAIRERHPKLRLGAASVCTLPALEEVADLGLAYAMSPLLDPELQSKARALCCVLVPGVMTPSEIRSAQALGCSLVKLFPASVLGVDYRRQISVPMGELPFMIAAGGLRCADLVPWLAAGYNAIALGRTVFVDDALDPGMTPWLTG; encoded by the coding sequence TTGACCGATCAGCCGCTCCTGGTCGTGATGCGACCAGGAGCCAACGATTACCAAACCCCCTTCGCGAGCACCCGCCTCTGCCATCAGCTGGATCAGCTGGTAGCGGCGGGTGTTTTGCATGTTGAGCTCGCCTGGGCGGCCCATCCCCGCTGGACCGCACTGGTTGAAGCGATCAGGGAGCGTCACCCCAAGCTCCGGCTGGGTGCAGCATCCGTGTGCACACTCCCTGCCCTGGAGGAGGTCGCCGACCTGGGTCTTGCCTACGCCATGTCTCCCCTTCTGGATCCCGAGTTGCAATCCAAGGCGAGGGCGTTGTGCTGTGTTCTCGTGCCAGGGGTGATGACCCCTTCTGAAATTCGATCAGCGCAAGCGCTTGGCTGCAGCCTGGTCAAGCTCTTCCCCGCTTCAGTCTTGGGCGTCGACTATCGGCGTCAGATCTCAGTTCCCATGGGTGAACTCCCCTTCATGATCGCTGCTGGTGGGTTGCGATGCGCCGATCTGGTTCCTTGGTTGGCGGCCGGCTACAACGCCATTGCCCTGGGCCGCACTGTGTTCGTTGACGATGCCCTGGATCCGGGCATGACGCCATGGCTGACTGGATGA
- the aroC gene encoding chorismate synthase produces MGSSFGTLFRISTFGESHGGGVGVILEGCPPRLELDQVAIQAELDRRRPGQSKITTPRKEADQVEILSGVMDGVTLGTPIAMVVRNKDQRPQDYKEVEVAFRPSHADATYQAKYGIQARSGGGRASARETIGRVAAGAIARQMLQRSHGTEVVAWVKRIHDLEAQVDASTVTRDAVDANIVRCPDATIAERMIERIEAIGQEGDSCGGLIECVVRRPPVGLGMPVFDKLEADLAKAVMSLPATKGFEIGSGFAGTLLKGSEHNDAFLPSDDGRLRTASNNSGGIQGGISNGEPIVIRVAFKPTATIRKEQQTINDRGEATTLAAKGRHDPCVLPRAVPMVEAMVNLVLADHLLRQQGQCSLW; encoded by the coding sequence ATGGGCAGCAGTTTCGGCACCCTGTTTCGCATCAGCACCTTCGGCGAGTCCCATGGCGGCGGCGTGGGGGTGATCCTGGAAGGCTGCCCGCCAAGACTGGAACTGGATCAGGTGGCCATTCAGGCTGAACTGGATCGGAGACGTCCTGGGCAAAGCAAGATCACCACACCGCGAAAGGAAGCCGACCAGGTCGAGATCCTCAGCGGCGTGATGGATGGGGTCACCCTTGGCACACCGATCGCCATGGTGGTGCGCAATAAAGATCAACGTCCGCAGGATTACAAGGAGGTGGAGGTGGCTTTCCGCCCCTCCCATGCCGACGCCACTTATCAGGCGAAATATGGGATTCAGGCCCGCAGCGGTGGCGGGAGAGCGTCGGCCCGGGAAACCATCGGACGGGTGGCAGCTGGAGCCATTGCCCGGCAAATGCTGCAACGATCCCACGGCACCGAGGTTGTGGCCTGGGTGAAACGCATCCACGATCTGGAGGCCCAGGTGGACGCCAGCACTGTGACGCGTGACGCGGTGGACGCCAACATCGTGCGTTGCCCGGACGCCACGATAGCTGAACGGATGATCGAACGGATCGAGGCGATCGGACAGGAGGGTGACTCCTGCGGTGGCCTGATCGAATGCGTGGTGAGACGGCCGCCCGTCGGCCTCGGAATGCCGGTATTCGACAAGCTGGAAGCGGATCTGGCCAAAGCCGTGATGTCCCTACCTGCCACCAAGGGCTTCGAAATCGGCTCAGGCTTCGCCGGCACCCTGCTCAAAGGAAGCGAGCACAATGACGCTTTTCTTCCCAGTGACGACGGACGGTTGCGCACGGCCTCCAATAATTCCGGAGGAATCCAAGGAGGAATCAGCAATGGTGAACCGATCGTGATCCGCGTGGCGTTCAAACCAACCGCAACGATCCGCAAGGAGCAGCAGACCATCAACGACCGCGGCGAAGCCACCACCCTTGCCGCCAAAGGGAGACACGACCCCTGCGTTCTGCCCAGGGCCGTTCCGATGGTGGAAGCGATGGTGAATCTCGTCTTGGCCGATCATCTGCTGAGACAGCAGGGCCAGTGCAGTTTGTGGTGA
- a CDS encoding cupin domain-containing protein — translation MDTPANQTQSSDHTPREVVEQLIRDWDLHPHPEGGWYREMHRSPQQVTRSDGAQRSSITTILFLLDSESKSCWHAVHGADEIWIHLQGSPLSLWTLEPNGSEALQHVLSLHQPLQAVPAGHWQAARTEGQYSLVSCCVGPGFQFEDFEMLRSRPAAQHPPGALPDLL, via the coding sequence ATGGACACACCTGCCAACCAAACGCAATCATCCGACCACACCCCCCGCGAAGTGGTGGAGCAGCTCATCCGAGACTGGGATCTGCATCCCCATCCCGAGGGTGGCTGGTACAGGGAAATGCACCGCAGCCCGCAACAGGTCACCCGCAGCGACGGTGCGCAGCGCAGCAGCATCACCACCATCCTCTTTCTCCTGGATTCCGAATCCAAAAGTTGCTGGCATGCCGTGCATGGTGCCGACGAAATCTGGATCCATCTGCAGGGCTCACCCCTGAGCCTCTGGACACTGGAGCCGAATGGCAGCGAAGCTCTCCAACACGTTCTGTCGCTTCACCAGCCTCTGCAAGCAGTTCCGGCGGGTCACTGGCAGGCAGCCCGCACGGAAGGGCAGTACAGCCTGGTGAGCTGCTGCGTTGGCCCAGGCTTTCAGTTCGAAGATTTCGAGATGCTGAGATCTCGACCCGCGGCTCAGCATCCACCGGGAGCACTGCCTGACCTGCTCTGA
- a CDS encoding class I SAM-dependent methyltransferase — protein MTQSTYSDAAATAASYYDSADADHFYADIWGGEDIHIGLYAEADEAIAAASRRTVDTLIDLIGHDGLGDGQAECLVVDFGSGYGGAARRLCQHPNVRIEAINISAVENDRHRLLNREAGVDQKITVHNASFESVPLADVIWSQDAILHSGNRQTVMHEASRLLKPGGVMVMTDPMAADGVPAESLSAILKRIHLQDLGSPERYNRWAEAAGLERTHWMEQTPMLIRHYSRVREELRQRRELLTRTISADYLERMDAGLGHWVEGGEAGRLCWGLMRFRKPLN, from the coding sequence ATGACGCAAAGCACCTACTCCGATGCCGCGGCCACGGCTGCCAGTTACTACGACAGCGCCGATGCCGATCACTTCTATGCCGACATCTGGGGAGGCGAGGACATCCACATCGGCCTCTACGCCGAAGCCGATGAAGCGATCGCTGCTGCCAGCCGGCGCACGGTCGACACCCTGATCGACCTGATTGGCCACGACGGTTTGGGCGATGGTCAAGCTGAGTGCCTTGTTGTGGATTTCGGCTCCGGCTACGGGGGCGCCGCACGCCGTCTCTGCCAACATCCCAACGTGCGGATCGAAGCCATCAATATTTCCGCCGTTGAGAATGATCGTCATCGACTTCTCAACCGCGAGGCCGGAGTCGACCAGAAAATCACCGTTCACAACGCCTCCTTCGAATCGGTTCCTCTAGCCGATGTGATCTGGAGCCAGGACGCAATCCTGCACTCAGGCAACCGTCAGACCGTGATGCATGAGGCGTCACGCCTGCTGAAACCTGGCGGAGTGATGGTGATGACCGATCCCATGGCCGCTGATGGTGTTCCGGCCGAGTCGCTCTCGGCAATCCTGAAGCGGATCCACCTGCAAGACCTTGGCTCCCCGGAGCGGTACAACCGCTGGGCCGAAGCAGCTGGGCTTGAGCGGACCCACTGGATGGAACAAACCCCGATGCTGATCAGGCACTACAGCCGCGTACGTGAGGAGCTCAGGCAGCGCCGTGAGCTTCTGACCCGCACGATTAGCGCCGACTATCTCGAGCGCATGGATGCTGGCCTCGGCCACTGGGTGGAAGGGGGTGAAGCCGGCCGACTGTGTTGGGGCCTGATGCGCTTCCGCAAACCCCTGAACTGA
- a CDS encoding class I SAM-dependent methyltransferase: MTSTKSHPSAESGDAQRFGETPESVRETDHYQQEYIEQFADRWDRLIDWQAREEAEGDFFVKLLHEHGAKSVLDVATGTGFHSVRLLREGFEVVSVDGSPNMLARAFKNARSRDLLMRTVHADWRFLNRDIHGEYDAVICLGNSFTHLFRERDRRKALAEYYAVLKHNGILILDHRNYDRLLEGTSTSGKSNVYCGKDVEVGPEHVDDGLARFRYAFSDGSTYHLNMFPLRHGYVRRLMREVGFQRITTYGDYQRGHDDPDFYVHVAEKEYLFNTDMTAI, translated from the coding sequence ATGACCTCAACCAAGAGCCACCCTTCAGCGGAGTCCGGTGATGCTCAGCGGTTCGGCGAAACCCCCGAAAGCGTGAGGGAAACGGACCACTACCAGCAGGAGTACATCGAGCAGTTTGCTGACCGCTGGGATCGCCTGATCGATTGGCAAGCACGCGAAGAAGCCGAAGGCGATTTCTTCGTGAAGCTGCTGCATGAGCATGGAGCCAAGTCCGTCCTTGATGTGGCCACAGGCACCGGGTTCCATTCCGTGCGCCTGCTGCGCGAAGGCTTCGAGGTGGTGAGCGTGGATGGGAGCCCGAACATGCTGGCCCGGGCTTTCAAGAATGCTCGGAGTCGGGACCTGCTGATGCGAACGGTTCACGCCGACTGGCGTTTTCTGAACCGCGACATCCACGGCGAATACGACGCCGTGATTTGCCTGGGCAACTCCTTCACCCATCTGTTCCGGGAACGGGATCGGCGCAAAGCTCTTGCGGAGTACTACGCCGTTCTCAAGCACAACGGCATCCTGATTCTCGACCATCGGAACTACGACAGGCTGCTGGAAGGAACCTCAACCAGTGGCAAGAGCAACGTGTATTGCGGCAAGGATGTCGAGGTTGGTCCTGAGCATGTGGATGACGGACTCGCCCGCTTCCGCTACGCATTCAGCGATGGGAGCACGTACCACCTCAACATGTTCCCCTTGCGTCATGGCTACGTCAGAAGGCTGATGCGCGAGGTGGGCTTCCAACGCATCACCACCTATGGCGACTACCAACGAGGCCACGACGATCCTGATTTCTACGTGCACGTTGCGGAGAAGGAATACCTCTTCAACACCGATATGACCGCCATCTAA
- a CDS encoding glycine betaine/L-proline ABC transporter ATP-binding protein, producing MQDVCLEIRAGEIFVVMGLSGSGKSTLLRLLNGLIRPSAGDVFVQGRSLAGLTPSELADVRRHQMAMVFQSFALFPHRSVLDNAAFGLEVAGVPRRVRQSRAIEALERVGLGQELRKRPAQLSGGMQQRVGLARALALDPPILLMDEAFSALDPLIRVDMQDLLLDLQAEQRRTIVFITHDLDEAIRIGDRIALMQGGRLLQCDTAQTLLHQPASEEVRRFFRDVDVASVLTVDRVAMPTNRELVLQDGDPRPERSQDTRYVMDSQRRFLGIVTAQQGWLDASETTVLQSGTRVKDAIQAVALCADPVPVLDSGQRLIGVISAHQLLRSMEGFGS from the coding sequence GTGCAAGATGTCTGCCTCGAGATCCGCGCTGGCGAAATCTTCGTCGTAATGGGCCTGTCTGGCTCGGGCAAGTCCACCTTGCTGCGACTGCTCAATGGGCTGATTCGACCGTCCGCTGGGGATGTCTTTGTGCAGGGACGGTCGCTCGCTGGTTTGACGCCCTCCGAGCTGGCTGATGTGCGCCGGCATCAGATGGCCATGGTTTTTCAATCCTTTGCGCTGTTTCCCCATCGGAGCGTTCTTGACAATGCGGCCTTTGGCTTGGAGGTGGCCGGCGTTCCGCGCAGAGTCCGACAATCCCGAGCCATCGAGGCGTTGGAGCGGGTCGGACTAGGACAGGAATTGCGCAAGCGACCCGCCCAGCTCTCCGGAGGCATGCAACAGCGCGTAGGCCTGGCGCGAGCGCTGGCGCTCGATCCCCCGATCCTGCTCATGGATGAGGCCTTCTCTGCCCTCGATCCTCTGATTCGCGTCGATATGCAGGATCTGCTTCTCGATCTCCAGGCGGAGCAGCGCCGCACGATTGTTTTTATTACCCATGACCTTGACGAAGCCATTCGGATCGGTGACCGGATCGCACTGATGCAGGGAGGGCGACTGCTCCAGTGCGATACGGCCCAGACCCTGCTGCATCAACCCGCCAGCGAAGAGGTCCGCCGTTTCTTCAGGGATGTGGATGTGGCATCGGTGCTGACCGTCGACCGTGTGGCGATGCCAACCAACCGTGAGCTTGTGCTTCAGGACGGTGACCCCCGACCTGAGCGATCTCAGGACACGCGTTATGTCATGGACTCACAGCGCCGGTTCTTGGGGATCGTCACCGCGCAACAGGGTTGGCTTGACGCTTCAGAAACCACCGTTCTGCAGTCGGGAACTCGCGTCAAAGACGCAATCCAAGCGGTGGCTCTCTGCGCCGATCCAGTGCCGGTGCTGGATTCTGGTCAGCGATTGATTGGTGTGATCAGCGCCCATCAACTGCTCAGATCGATGGAGGGATTTGGTTCATGA
- a CDS encoding proline/glycine betaine ABC transporter permease, with protein sequence MTLLAAAHQAGWLGQSVDVIVAWLLANAQGAFDVIKVSVLAVVSFTEMLLESPPAWLLAWSVAAIGLWRVSGGFALFVLLGLNLVLSLQLWNEMIATLALVITASLLALVIGLPLGILSARYRSVWRLVRPCLDLMQTMPAFVYLIPAVMLFSTGAVPSILATLIFSMPPVVRLTQLGLSQVPADLIEAGRSFGCSERQLLWKVQMPSALPTVMTGVNQTIMLALSMVVIASMIGGGGLGDVVLRGIQQLDVGLGFEGGIAVVILAVILDRLSQSFTAREVQPLRQRWRAWMSPWRSS encoded by the coding sequence ATGACTCTCCTTGCAGCGGCACATCAGGCCGGTTGGCTCGGACAAAGCGTCGATGTCATCGTTGCCTGGCTGCTTGCCAATGCTCAGGGTGCATTTGATGTGATCAAGGTCTCGGTTCTTGCCGTGGTCTCCTTCACCGAGATGCTTCTGGAGAGTCCTCCGGCTTGGTTGCTCGCTTGGAGCGTGGCTGCGATCGGTCTTTGGAGAGTGAGTGGAGGCTTCGCTCTCTTCGTGCTTCTCGGCCTCAACCTCGTGCTCTCCCTTCAGCTCTGGAACGAGATGATCGCCACCCTGGCTCTGGTGATCACCGCCTCGCTGTTGGCACTCGTGATCGGGTTGCCCTTGGGAATCCTCTCGGCCCGATACCGCTCGGTTTGGCGTTTGGTGAGGCCCTGCCTCGACTTGATGCAGACCATGCCGGCATTCGTTTATCTGATTCCCGCTGTGATGCTGTTCAGCACGGGTGCGGTGCCTTCGATCCTGGCCACCCTGATTTTTTCCATGCCTCCTGTGGTCCGATTGACGCAGCTCGGACTGTCCCAGGTGCCTGCCGATTTGATCGAAGCAGGGCGCTCCTTCGGATGCAGTGAACGCCAGCTTCTCTGGAAAGTTCAGATGCCAAGCGCTCTGCCAACGGTGATGACGGGCGTCAATCAGACGATCATGCTGGCTCTGTCCATGGTGGTGATCGCTTCCATGATTGGCGGAGGCGGTTTAGGCGATGTGGTGTTGCGTGGCATTCAGCAGCTCGACGTGGGTCTGGGTTTCGAGGGTGGAATCGCTGTTGTGATCCTTGCCGTGATCCTCGACCGTCTCAGTCAGAGCTTCACCGCCCGCGAAGTGCAACCCCTTCGTCAGCGCTGGCGCGCGTGGATGTCTCCCTGGAGGTCGTCATGA
- a CDS encoding glycine betaine ABC transporter substrate-binding protein, with protein MSDYNRIRRRAVLLGGLGLAGASMASLVNLSQPSARTSQAAGPETGGAAQPISAISGSTLRLGWSPWADAEVISLIAQKVIQQAYNIEVERVLADIGIQYASVARGDLDMMLMAWLPLTHRDYWQRVRDRVLDFGSMYSGRLGWVVPDYIPKAELSSIQQLRNPALAARFQNRVQGIDPGSGLNQASAEALKSYQLNDLDLVASSSAAMTAVLDQAIRRQQWVIVTSWMPHWMFARYKLRFLEDPKRVFGGIEWIHALGRPSLDLDAPDVADFLTRFHLPDQEMSDLLLKANDRSAEIAVDEYLDTHPARVRYWTTGQIAAG; from the coding sequence ATGAGTGATTACAACCGCATCCGTCGACGCGCTGTGTTGCTTGGAGGCCTCGGCCTTGCGGGGGCTTCGATGGCCAGCTTGGTCAATCTCAGTCAACCTTCTGCGCGGACATCTCAGGCGGCAGGTCCGGAGACTGGAGGTGCAGCGCAACCCATCTCGGCAATATCAGGATCCACCCTGCGACTGGGTTGGTCTCCTTGGGCTGATGCCGAGGTCATCAGCCTGATCGCTCAGAAGGTGATTCAGCAGGCCTACAACATCGAGGTGGAGAGAGTTCTCGCCGACATCGGCATTCAATACGCCTCAGTTGCTCGCGGCGATCTCGACATGATGCTGATGGCCTGGTTGCCACTGACCCATCGTGACTACTGGCAACGGGTGCGCGACCGCGTGCTCGATTTCGGGTCCATGTATTCCGGCCGTCTGGGCTGGGTGGTTCCCGACTACATCCCGAAGGCTGAGCTCTCGTCGATCCAGCAGTTGCGGAACCCTGCTCTGGCCGCTCGTTTTCAGAACCGCGTGCAGGGGATCGATCCAGGTTCAGGGTTGAATCAGGCGTCTGCAGAGGCGCTCAAGAGTTACCAACTCAATGACCTCGACTTGGTGGCCTCGAGCAGTGCGGCGATGACGGCGGTGCTTGACCAGGCCATTCGCAGGCAACAGTGGGTGATCGTGACCAGCTGGATGCCGCATTGGATGTTCGCCCGCTACAAGTTGCGTTTTCTTGAAGACCCGAAGCGTGTGTTTGGGGGCATTGAGTGGATTCACGCGCTGGGGCGGCCCAGTCTTGATTTGGATGCTCCCGATGTCGCCGACTTCCTGACCCGTTTCCATCTCCCGGATCAGGAGATGTCGGACCTGCTGCTCAAGGCCAATGATCGATCAGCTGAGATCGCTGTCGACGAATACCTCGACACCCACCCCGCACGCGTTCGCTACTGGACCACAGGCCAAATCGCCGCTGGGTGA